One stretch of Schlesneria sp. DSM 10557 DNA includes these proteins:
- a CDS encoding PQQ-binding-like beta-propeller repeat protein, whose protein sequence is MSDGQLQTFPDTTASPAPSQLRLWPALVILGAWGLTQIWSLVGEPFPLKFFLTMLVSPAVAMVLLLVWWLFASRVRWNDRLLIAGTFVLVAMITVLVAGKNFPALALVLFAVPMVAVLWVGWLLLTYWLPWSVRKTGLILIFVVTGVYFSLLRVDGMDGNFKSTFNWRWIPTQEEKLLSELRSADPTPQNPEPNEAMELKVTDGDWPAFRGPHRDSRLTGTHIRTDWDTAPPKELWRHRIGPGWSSFSVIGSHLFTQEQRGGDELVMCYDTNTGKAIWEHRDATRFEEIVAGPGPRGTPTFHEGRLYAQGANGVLNCLDAATGKLFWSADIVKDSGATVPQWGFSSSPFICHGLVSVFAGGPDGKSVVAYHIENGDLAWTGGEGLQSYSSTQSAIMDEVEQLLISTNAGICALDPDTGKTLWAHHWPVEQARIAQPAILTSTDLLVGTGMSEGTRRLHVQKDGDQWKISELWTARVFKPYFNDFVVAGDDLYGFDGNIFMCIGLSDGKLKWRARGYGNGQVLLVAADNLLLILTEQGEVALVEAKPDHHKEVSRFKAIEGKTWNHPVIAHGKLFVRNAEEIACFELPLQESAPVSSPSAASD, encoded by the coding sequence ATGTCTGATGGCCAACTGCAAACTTTCCCTGATACGACGGCGTCTCCTGCTCCCTCTCAGCTTCGATTATGGCCCGCGCTCGTCATTCTGGGCGCGTGGGGATTAACTCAGATCTGGTCCCTTGTCGGTGAACCATTTCCCCTGAAGTTCTTTCTGACGATGCTTGTCAGCCCTGCTGTTGCCATGGTGCTCCTGCTGGTCTGGTGGCTCTTTGCCAGTCGTGTCCGCTGGAACGACCGGTTACTGATCGCGGGCACGTTTGTCCTTGTCGCGATGATCACGGTACTGGTTGCCGGAAAGAACTTTCCTGCCCTGGCTCTGGTCCTCTTTGCAGTGCCAATGGTCGCCGTGTTATGGGTTGGGTGGCTGCTTCTGACTTACTGGTTGCCGTGGTCAGTGCGGAAGACGGGTCTGATCCTGATTTTTGTCGTAACGGGAGTGTATTTCTCCCTCTTGCGTGTGGATGGGATGGATGGAAACTTTAAGTCGACTTTCAATTGGCGGTGGATTCCCACCCAGGAAGAAAAGCTCCTATCTGAATTAAGGAGTGCAGATCCGACTCCCCAGAACCCCGAACCGAATGAAGCGATGGAACTCAAGGTCACAGACGGGGACTGGCCCGCTTTTCGCGGTCCTCATCGTGACAGTCGCTTGACGGGGACTCACATCCGCACTGATTGGGACACCGCTCCTCCCAAAGAGCTTTGGCGGCACCGGATTGGCCCGGGCTGGTCATCGTTCTCGGTGATTGGCAGCCACCTGTTCACACAAGAGCAACGGGGTGGTGACGAACTCGTCATGTGCTACGACACCAACACAGGAAAGGCGATCTGGGAACACCGTGATGCCACTCGTTTCGAAGAGATCGTTGCAGGTCCCGGCCCTCGTGGAACACCCACGTTTCATGAAGGTCGCCTGTACGCTCAAGGGGCAAATGGGGTACTCAATTGCCTGGATGCGGCCACCGGCAAGCTTTTCTGGTCGGCTGATATTGTGAAAGATTCCGGGGCGACGGTCCCTCAGTGGGGATTTTCAAGTTCTCCATTCATCTGTCATGGACTCGTTTCAGTCTTCGCGGGTGGGCCGGATGGAAAAAGCGTCGTGGCCTATCATATCGAGAACGGAGATCTCGCCTGGACCGGCGGCGAGGGTCTGCAGAGTTACTCCTCAACCCAGTCAGCCATCATGGATGAAGTCGAACAACTCCTGATTTCGACCAACGCGGGGATCTGTGCTCTGGATCCTGATACGGGAAAAACGCTGTGGGCGCATCACTGGCCCGTAGAACAGGCCCGTATCGCCCAGCCCGCCATCCTGACGAGTACCGATTTGCTGGTCGGAACGGGGATGTCCGAGGGAACTCGACGACTTCATGTCCAAAAGGACGGGGACCAATGGAAAATCAGCGAACTGTGGACAGCCCGAGTCTTCAAGCCTTATTTCAACGACTTTGTCGTGGCGGGAGACGATCTTTATGGCTTTGACGGCAACATTTTCATGTGCATCGGCCTGAGCGATGGCAAGTTAAAGTGGAGGGCTCGAGGCTATGGCAATGGTCAAGTATTGCTCGTCGCAGCGGACAATCTCCTGTTGATCCTGACGGAGCAGGGGGAGGTAGCCCTTGTCGAAGCCAAGCCCGATCATCACAAAGAAGTCAGTCGATTCAAGGCGATTGAAGGTAAGACCTGGAACCATCCTGTCATTGCACACGGCAAGTTGTTTGTCCGCAATGCCGAAGAGATCGCCTGCTTTGAATTGCCCCTGCAGGAATCGGCCCCCGTATCGTCGCCCTCCGCCGCCTCAGACTAA
- a CDS encoding carbohydrate kinase family protein, which translates to MAKTLDCLCVGIVVADMVCHPIEEMPRAGALTKTESIQFSIGGCSANLGVDLARLGLNVGLSGRVGSDLFGREVCRLLGDSGVETSLIEVSPTAPTSSTFVLNVAGEDRRFVHCVGANGEFDGHEITAEQIREVKAIFIGGFCLMDSLKPEQAIRLFRLAREHNVKTFLNVVLSENTDTMAWLTGVLPWTDYFFCNNDEARRITGELGAVKQVEALRDLGAGTAIVTHGEHGAVLAGEGKLIRSGVYPVTPVDATGTGDAFTAGFLYGVLRGAPEEECLKFGSAMGASCVRSVGATTGVFNARELAEFVSKTRLDIENLNE; encoded by the coding sequence ATGGCGAAGACACTCGATTGTCTCTGCGTGGGAATTGTTGTTGCCGATATGGTCTGCCACCCAATCGAAGAAATGCCACGGGCCGGCGCGTTGACCAAAACCGAGAGCATTCAGTTCTCGATTGGGGGATGTTCGGCCAATCTGGGGGTCGACCTTGCCCGGTTGGGTCTCAACGTCGGTCTTTCCGGTCGCGTCGGCTCAGACTTGTTCGGTCGGGAAGTTTGCCGATTACTTGGCGATTCGGGGGTTGAGACGTCCCTGATTGAAGTCAGCCCAACGGCTCCGACCAGCAGCACGTTTGTCCTTAACGTGGCGGGCGAGGATCGCAGGTTCGTGCATTGCGTTGGTGCCAACGGCGAGTTCGACGGTCACGAGATCACCGCTGAGCAGATTCGGGAGGTGAAGGCGATCTTCATCGGGGGATTCTGCCTGATGGACTCATTGAAACCCGAACAGGCCATCCGCTTGTTCCGTCTGGCTCGGGAACACAACGTTAAAACGTTCCTCAACGTCGTACTCTCGGAAAATACAGACACGATGGCGTGGCTGACAGGTGTGCTGCCGTGGACCGACTACTTCTTCTGTAATAATGACGAAGCCCGTCGAATCACGGGTGAACTGGGCGCTGTCAAGCAGGTTGAGGCGTTGCGGGATCTCGGGGCCGGCACCGCCATTGTCACTCACGGTGAGCATGGCGCAGTGCTGGCGGGTGAAGGGAAACTCATCAGGTCCGGTGTCTATCCGGTCACTCCCGTAGATGCCACTGGAACCGGGGATGCGTTCACTGCCGGGTTCCTCTACGGGGTTTTGCGGGGTGCACCCGAAGAAGAGTGTCTGAAGTTTGGCAGTGCCATGGGAGCCAGTTGTGTCCGTTCAGTCGGCGCGACAACGGGGGTTTTTAACGCTCGGGAACTGGCCGAATTCGTGTCGAAGACCCGACTTGATATCGAAAACCTGAACGAATAG
- the purB gene encoding adenylosuccinate lyase: MNHDVYDNPLIGRYASTEMSQLWSPQTKHSTWRRLWVALAESERELGLEISQAQVDELKANVDNIDFAAAAQHEKRLRHDVMAHVHAYGDVCPLARPIIHLGATSCYVTDNTDLILMRRGLEMLRAKLVATIDRLAKFAAEYRDLPCLGFTHLQPAQPVTVGKRATLWCYDLVLDLEELSHRIDSLKLRGVKGTTGTQATFLALFDGDHSKVDELDRIVCKKLGFDSAYAVTGQTYSRKVDSQVIDVLAGLSQTAHKAGSDLRLLQSRKEVEEPFEKHQIGSSAMAYKRNPMRSERMCGLARFVMGLSSSAAQTTATQWMERTLDDSAIRRLTIPQAFLAADAILILYRNIVEGLVVYPKVIARHLEEELPFMATEEILMAGVRAGGDRQELHEKIRVHSIEAGQQVKAHGQANDLIDRLKKEPSFANVDLTGALDPKRFIGRSPEQVDRFIEDVIEPIRRKYAGDLNRSVEELHV; this comes from the coding sequence TTGAACCACGATGTGTATGACAATCCGCTGATCGGTCGGTATGCCTCAACAGAGATGAGCCAGCTCTGGTCTCCACAGACCAAGCATTCGACGTGGCGGCGACTGTGGGTTGCTCTGGCCGAATCGGAACGGGAACTGGGGCTCGAAATCAGTCAGGCTCAGGTCGATGAACTGAAGGCAAATGTCGACAACATCGATTTCGCCGCAGCGGCACAGCATGAGAAACGATTGCGTCACGATGTGATGGCACACGTCCACGCCTATGGAGATGTCTGCCCGCTGGCCCGGCCGATCATTCACCTGGGGGCCACCAGTTGCTATGTCACCGACAACACCGATCTGATTCTGATGCGCCGCGGACTGGAAATGCTGCGCGCAAAACTGGTCGCGACCATTGACCGACTGGCAAAGTTTGCCGCCGAATATCGAGATCTCCCCTGCCTCGGATTTACCCATCTCCAACCGGCGCAACCGGTGACCGTCGGCAAGCGGGCGACGCTGTGGTGTTACGACCTGGTCCTCGATCTGGAAGAGCTCTCACACCGCATCGATTCGCTAAAGCTGCGCGGCGTCAAAGGGACGACCGGGACACAAGCGACGTTCCTGGCACTGTTCGATGGCGATCATTCCAAAGTGGACGAACTCGATCGAATCGTCTGTAAGAAGCTTGGTTTCGATTCGGCCTATGCCGTGACCGGGCAGACTTACTCGCGAAAAGTCGACTCGCAGGTCATCGACGTACTGGCAGGACTCTCACAAACGGCGCACAAGGCTGGCAGCGATTTGAGACTGCTGCAAAGTCGCAAGGAAGTGGAAGAGCCCTTCGAGAAGCACCAGATCGGATCGTCGGCCATGGCCTACAAGCGGAACCCGATGCGTTCCGAGCGCATGTGCGGTCTGGCTCGATTCGTTATGGGATTGTCGTCTTCGGCCGCTCAGACGACCGCAACCCAATGGATGGAGCGAACGCTGGACGACAGCGCTATTCGTCGACTGACCATTCCACAGGCCTTCCTGGCCGCTGACGCGATCCTGATCCTGTATCGGAACATCGTCGAGGGACTGGTCGTTTACCCCAAGGTCATCGCCAGGCATCTTGAAGAGGAACTCCCCTTCATGGCGACAGAAGAGATTCTGATGGCGGGTGTTCGCGCGGGAGGTGACCGTCAGGAACTCCATGAAAAAATCCGGGTTCACAGTATCGAAGCAGGCCAGCAGGTGAAGGCTCACGGCCAGGCCAACGACCTGATCGACCGATTAAAGAAAGAGCCGAGCTTCGCCAATGTCGATTTGACAGGGGCTCTCGATCCAAAACGGTTCATCGGCCGCTCGCCGGAGCAGGTTGACCGCTTCATCGAAGACGTGATCGAACCGATCCGCCGGAAGTATGCCGGCGATCTGAACCGCTCAGTCGAAGAATTGCACGTTTGA
- a CDS encoding aminotransferase class IV — protein MNEAMAYLNGEFLPVSKAALSVFDLGVVAGSSVSEMARTFRHVPFRLDEHLRRLEQSLDVVKVDPGLSSSEIQSICLQVVQNNAKLIPRDHDLGLIIFVTAGQNLTYLGMHERTRARTPSVCVHTFPLPFELWSDRYHTGLHLVTTSVKSLPDDVIDTRIKHRSRLHWHLADLEAKKVDPAAMALLTDHDGFLTETGTGNLCIVTGSTIATPSQHVLAGISRDVAGELATSLGLTFVTARIRPDELSRATEAFLTSTPHCMLPVTRFNGSPIGAGVPGPAFQRLMAAWSDLVGVDIVKQMHDGSLSRMATP, from the coding sequence ATGAACGAAGCGATGGCCTATTTGAATGGTGAGTTTCTTCCCGTCTCCAAGGCGGCGCTGTCCGTTTTTGACCTGGGAGTCGTTGCGGGGTCGTCCGTTTCGGAAATGGCAAGAACATTTCGGCATGTCCCCTTCCGCCTTGACGAGCATCTAAGACGGCTCGAGCAGTCGCTGGACGTCGTCAAGGTCGATCCGGGGCTTTCGTCATCCGAAATCCAGTCGATCTGCCTTCAAGTTGTCCAGAACAATGCCAAGCTGATCCCACGGGATCACGATCTGGGACTGATCATTTTTGTTACCGCCGGTCAGAACCTGACCTATCTGGGAATGCACGAGCGAACCCGGGCACGGACACCCTCAGTTTGCGTTCATACATTCCCGCTCCCATTCGAGCTCTGGTCCGATCGTTATCATACGGGTCTGCATCTGGTGACAACTTCTGTCAAAAGCCTACCGGACGATGTCATCGACACCCGCATCAAACACCGCAGCCGCCTTCACTGGCATCTGGCCGATCTGGAAGCGAAGAAAGTTGACCCCGCCGCCATGGCGCTTTTGACCGATCACGATGGGTTTCTGACGGAGACCGGGACGGGAAACCTCTGCATCGTGACGGGGTCGACGATTGCGACGCCCTCCCAGCACGTTCTGGCTGGAATCAGCCGTGATGTCGCCGGAGAGCTGGCAACTTCGCTGGGGCTCACTTTCGTTACCGCCCGCATCCGACCGGATGAACTTTCGCGAGCAACCGAGGCCTTCCTCACTTCGACTCCTCATTGCATGCTACCCGTAACCCGATTCAATGGCAGCCCGATTGGAGCCGGAGTTCCGGGTCCTGCGTTCCAACGCCTGATGGCTGCATGGAGCGACCTGGTGGGCGTCGATATCGTGAAGCAGATGCATGACGGATCGCTGTCGAGGATGGCGACGCCGTAG
- a CDS encoding NPCBM/NEW2 domain-containing protein, with translation MRRWWILLTTLHLASQIASAADRYSALFADGTRAEAPEVLDWNEPDASPRISDKPLFSTEGPFRWLLDRQPPIPPVPASYLEFDNGDRLAGEVTGYSTGRENTYESSFPYLLVKPAAEVQPPDVTNPALLRVTTDWLRRIVWTPVAPQSLQPGQTLQPGTVWLRTGHSHSFRSLRWAPQGVTLLTAEGIKEFQLADLAELHLPERDPWNSYYEQLAVLSPQLKSRLLQLRTGDGSIWTTSTERFQARHHGDRNRPEQWLQLIQPAWSLDSIWLRYRTICQWRSFAPEEVPLSMTLPVNISHQAVFGRIWDYQHDQNVLHGPLQSRHQEFGWGFGVHGSSSLTFRYPESARAFRTLFGLDRSVQEGGCVNAEILFGQQQPIIRRDGLVGSTNVEELPWTELPVGDDDEKLLTLRTEMAHKDRPSGADPFDIRDVFNWYEPELKLDAAMLREEVSRRATGRMAGLIGWTISPVDLRSMVISNTTNSLDPRDPHFRITARSTDSFYTMSRKVKVGKSDRWLVLNGSRFLETSSPSAVQIRIEGRVYGEFDVPSRQSITDPEPMLIPVEGFQGSTIAVDVVVYPSDERSWIDWRGFALTRYPPGVLPLFEDHENLSRQLTQGEGRVEVDPDQPFSGTHSLKVFPPSVGNPAVPGLEAAIFEHPQLGQYRYLLFAWKQQTGTRIQLQLANHGEFRDQGLHPIREPHSFDVARRRTLVPDERGQRFAYSYEAGAVTTSVRHPLWLHGNLPRNWQTIQRDLFGDFGTMLLTGIALKATDGDACWFDSLYLARTQSDIEYISRQRRHQQSTRSPDASDDDVPLRAAEFATEFSRVAPLFSSPEMTQGLGRLAEFRGQPQVMQTQPNGLDQPLTFRAGVHLPAERPMELDLVVTNSPKSEWRLIVRANGETIHDRLINDELTSQEGWVRLQVDLARYAGQKVLLEVLNQSGQLPNATAYWKQIALTEKQPEEK, from the coding sequence ATGCGTCGCTGGTGGATCCTGCTTACGACGTTACACCTTGCCTCACAGATCGCTTCCGCCGCCGATCGATATTCCGCTCTGTTTGCAGACGGAACCAGGGCAGAAGCACCGGAGGTTCTCGACTGGAACGAACCAGATGCTTCCCCCCGCATCAGTGACAAACCTCTCTTCAGTACAGAAGGTCCCTTCCGCTGGTTGCTCGATCGACAACCCCCCATCCCCCCCGTCCCTGCTTCCTACCTCGAGTTCGACAACGGTGATCGACTGGCGGGTGAAGTGACTGGTTACTCGACCGGTCGAGAGAACACTTACGAATCTTCGTTCCCTTACCTGCTGGTCAAGCCTGCGGCGGAAGTTCAACCTCCTGACGTGACGAACCCCGCCCTTCTACGAGTGACAACGGATTGGCTGCGCAGAATCGTCTGGACGCCGGTGGCCCCCCAGTCTCTCCAACCAGGCCAGACTCTCCAACCAGGAACGGTCTGGCTGCGAACGGGACACTCCCACTCGTTCCGTTCGCTACGCTGGGCCCCTCAGGGGGTGACTCTACTGACGGCAGAGGGCATCAAGGAGTTTCAGCTTGCCGACCTAGCCGAACTCCATCTGCCCGAACGGGACCCGTGGAACTCTTATTACGAGCAACTGGCGGTTCTGTCTCCTCAACTGAAGTCACGGCTCCTGCAGCTTCGAACAGGCGATGGCAGTATCTGGACGACATCGACGGAACGATTTCAAGCTCGACATCACGGCGACCGCAACAGGCCGGAACAGTGGCTGCAACTCATCCAGCCTGCGTGGAGCCTGGATTCCATCTGGCTGCGGTACCGCACGATTTGTCAGTGGAGGTCGTTCGCCCCCGAGGAGGTTCCGCTGTCGATGACGCTCCCCGTCAACATCTCACATCAGGCGGTTTTCGGACGGATCTGGGACTACCAACACGATCAGAATGTTCTACACGGGCCGCTTCAGTCACGACATCAGGAATTTGGCTGGGGATTCGGCGTTCATGGGTCATCCTCGCTGACATTCCGCTACCCCGAATCGGCTCGCGCCTTTCGAACCCTGTTCGGACTGGACCGCTCGGTGCAAGAGGGGGGATGTGTGAATGCTGAGATTCTGTTCGGACAGCAGCAACCCATCATCCGGCGCGACGGGCTCGTCGGTTCCACGAATGTCGAGGAACTTCCCTGGACCGAACTTCCAGTCGGTGATGACGACGAGAAGCTTCTGACACTTCGTACCGAGATGGCGCATAAGGATCGCCCGTCGGGAGCAGATCCCTTCGACATTCGCGACGTGTTCAACTGGTACGAACCTGAACTGAAACTGGATGCCGCGATGTTACGGGAGGAAGTCTCGCGGAGAGCCACAGGTCGTATGGCCGGTCTGATCGGATGGACAATTTCGCCCGTCGATCTCCGTTCGATGGTGATTTCCAACACGACGAACTCTCTTGATCCCCGCGATCCGCATTTCCGAATAACAGCCCGCTCAACCGATTCTTTCTATACGATGTCGCGGAAAGTCAAAGTAGGTAAAAGTGATCGCTGGCTGGTTCTTAACGGTAGTCGCTTTCTTGAGACTTCGTCTCCTTCTGCCGTCCAGATAAGAATCGAGGGGCGAGTATACGGGGAATTCGATGTTCCAAGTCGTCAATCGATTACGGATCCGGAACCAATGCTGATCCCGGTTGAAGGGTTCCAGGGATCAACAATCGCCGTTGATGTGGTTGTCTATCCGTCAGACGAACGCTCATGGATCGATTGGCGTGGATTTGCGCTAACGAGGTACCCTCCCGGAGTACTGCCGCTGTTCGAAGATCATGAGAATCTTTCCCGACAGCTCACCCAGGGTGAGGGAAGGGTGGAAGTCGACCCTGACCAACCCTTCTCGGGAACGCACTCATTGAAAGTCTTCCCTCCTTCGGTGGGCAATCCGGCAGTGCCAGGGCTGGAAGCGGCAATTTTTGAGCATCCGCAACTGGGTCAATATCGTTACCTGCTCTTCGCATGGAAACAGCAGACGGGAACCCGAATTCAGCTTCAGCTTGCCAATCATGGTGAATTTCGTGATCAGGGTTTGCATCCCATTCGCGAACCCCATTCGTTCGACGTCGCTCGTCGCCGTACACTTGTTCCTGATGAGCGTGGTCAACGTTTCGCCTACAGCTATGAGGCTGGTGCAGTCACGACGTCAGTGCGCCATCCCCTGTGGCTGCACGGTAATTTGCCCCGGAACTGGCAGACAATCCAGCGTGACCTTTTCGGGGACTTCGGAACCATGTTGCTGACAGGCATCGCACTCAAAGCCACAGACGGCGATGCCTGCTGGTTCGATTCGCTCTACCTCGCAAGGACACAGTCCGATATCGAATACATCTCCCGGCAACGCCGACACCAGCAATCGACTCGTTCACCGGACGCATCGGACGACGATGTCCCCCTTCGTGCCGCAGAGTTCGCCACGGAATTCTCGCGGGTTGCTCCTCTGTTCTCGTCACCTGAGATGACGCAGGGGTTAGGCCGTCTGGCAGAATTTCGCGGTCAACCCCAGGTCATGCAAACGCAACCGAACGGTCTGGACCAACCGCTGACCTTCAGGGCCGGAGTTCACTTGCCAGCGGAGCGTCCCATGGAACTGGATCTGGTCGTCACCAATTCACCGAAATCAGAATGGCGACTCATTGTTCGTGCAAACGGTGAGACGATTCATGACCGGCTCATCAACGATGAGCTGACAAGTCAAGAGGGATGGGTTCGGCTGCAAGTCGACCTGGCGCGTTACGCGGGGCAGAAGGTTTTGCTGGAAGTGCTGAACCAATCGGGCCAGCTCCCCAACGCGACAGCCTATTGGAAGCAAATTGCTCTGACGGAAAAACAGCCCGAAGAAAAATGA
- a CDS encoding MIP/aquaporin family protein, with product MGKYLTEFIGTFFLVLTIGCCVVGGAALPPLAIGSALMVMIFAGGHVSGAHYNPAVTLAVLLRGRCSIADAIPYMISQVLAALVAALAVQFLFAGEKVAAIQTLDLSKTIPQALLAEFLYTFALAYVVLNVATAKANANNSFYGLAIGFTVLVGAFSVGAISNGAFNPAVAVGLVILKLSALSDIWVYLAGDFAGGALAAIVFKIINPDDK from the coding sequence ATGGGGAAATACCTTACCGAATTTATTGGCACGTTCTTTCTAGTCTTGACGATTGGCTGCTGCGTCGTGGGAGGAGCAGCGCTGCCCCCTCTGGCAATTGGTTCAGCATTGATGGTGATGATTTTTGCAGGTGGCCATGTGTCGGGAGCTCATTACAATCCCGCCGTGACGCTGGCCGTCCTGTTGCGTGGTCGTTGCTCGATCGCTGACGCGATTCCCTACATGATTTCGCAGGTTCTTGCGGCGCTCGTCGCTGCGCTGGCCGTGCAGTTCCTGTTCGCGGGTGAGAAAGTCGCCGCGATTCAAACGCTTGATCTCTCCAAGACGATTCCACAGGCTCTGCTGGCTGAATTCCTCTACACCTTCGCATTGGCTTACGTCGTTTTGAACGTCGCTACGGCGAAAGCGAATGCCAATAATTCGTTCTACGGCCTCGCGATCGGATTTACAGTCCTGGTCGGGGCTTTCTCCGTCGGAGCCATCTCGAATGGCGCGTTTAATCCGGCCGTTGCCGTCGGCCTTGTGATCCTGAAATTGTCCGCTCTGTCGGATATCTGGGTGTATCTGGCAGGCGATTTCGCGGGGGGTGCACTGGCGGCAATCGTCTTCAAGATCATCAATCCCGATGACAAGTAA
- a CDS encoding DUF58 domain-containing protein, with protein sequence MAGAEQYLKPSVIRNVSRLDLRARFIVEGFLTGLHSSPFHGFSVEFSEHRRYAQGDDPKNIDWLVYAKTDRYYIKKFQAETNISGYLLMDLSESMSYTYRQELNKFDYCICLAAALGYLMIHQQDPVGLMTFSEKLHACLPARSKRSQLGNILSLLSKASPAGQTDVAGNLRRVAAMIRHRSLFMLFSDLLCDPEPVIDSIRMLRHRGHDVIVFHVLDEAEVNFPFESLSDFEDPESGDRLIVDAVGIRGDYLEAMQNLRNQYKRECLRMGADYVALDTSLPFDRALVEYLSQRQARF encoded by the coding sequence ATGGCGGGAGCCGAACAATATCTGAAACCATCCGTCATCCGTAATGTGTCGCGTCTCGATCTGCGAGCGCGATTTATTGTGGAAGGGTTCTTGACGGGGCTCCATTCCAGTCCATTTCACGGCTTCAGCGTCGAATTCAGTGAGCACCGTCGTTACGCGCAGGGCGATGATCCGAAGAATATCGACTGGCTGGTCTACGCCAAGACAGATCGATACTACATCAAAAAGTTTCAGGCCGAGACGAATATCTCGGGCTATCTGCTGATGGATCTCTCGGAAAGTATGTCGTACACGTATCGGCAGGAACTCAATAAATTCGACTACTGCATCTGTCTTGCCGCCGCGTTGGGATACCTGATGATTCATCAGCAGGATCCCGTGGGACTGATGACCTTTTCAGAGAAATTACATGCCTGTCTGCCCGCACGCAGCAAACGAAGCCAGCTGGGCAACATTCTGTCACTCTTATCCAAAGCAAGTCCTGCCGGTCAGACCGACGTTGCCGGAAACCTGCGCCGCGTCGCCGCGATGATCCGCCACCGCAGTCTGTTCATGTTGTTTTCAGATCTACTGTGTGACCCCGAACCGGTCATCGATTCAATCCGGATGTTGCGCCATCGTGGTCATGACGTGATCGTCTTTCATGTGCTCGACGAAGCAGAAGTGAACTTCCCCTTTGAAAGCCTTTCTGATTTCGAAGACCCCGAGTCAGGGGACCGGTTGATTGTTGATGCGGTGGGGATTCGGGGTGACTATCTCGAGGCCATGCAGAACTTGCGGAACCAGTACAAACGGGAATGTCTCCGCATGGGCGCCGACTATGTCGCGCTCGATACGAGTCTGCCATTCGACCGGGCGCTGGTCGAATACCTCTCGCAACGACAGGCCCGCTTCTAA
- a CDS encoding polysaccharide deacetylase family protein, producing MNSYSRRDWLQAMTAFSCGGIATGMLGGRQLRAADSDQCLVAITLDLEMSANFPTREMTHWNFEKGNLNEETKRYSVEAAKRVKAAGGLLHFFAVGRVFEQENTDWLKEIARGGHPIGNHTYDHINVTATTVNDLQFRFQRSPWLLRGQSVPDAIRENIVLMKRAMESRVELEPVGFRTPGGFANGLKEHPQVRSLLMELGYDWISSLYPPHPNTQPMEEPSTAVLDGIVAAQQNAQPFIYPDGLIEIPMSPISDIGAFRTGRWKLEWFLKAIRLSLEWAIENRAVFDFLAHPSCLYVVDPEFRSIELICDLVRKAGNRAAIVDLRTFAERARRSKA from the coding sequence ATGAATTCGTATTCACGCAGGGACTGGTTACAGGCAATGACTGCGTTCAGCTGCGGCGGGATCGCCACGGGGATGCTGGGTGGGAGGCAACTTCGTGCCGCCGACTCAGATCAATGCCTCGTTGCGATCACGCTGGATCTCGAAATGAGTGCCAATTTTCCGACTCGGGAAATGACTCACTGGAATTTCGAGAAAGGGAATCTGAATGAAGAGACAAAGCGGTACTCGGTCGAGGCAGCGAAGCGCGTGAAAGCAGCCGGTGGCTTGCTGCACTTCTTTGCGGTGGGACGCGTGTTCGAACAGGAGAACACGGACTGGCTGAAGGAGATTGCACGTGGGGGGCATCCCATCGGCAATCATACTTACGACCATATCAATGTCACCGCGACCACAGTGAATGACCTTCAGTTTCGATTTCAGCGATCTCCGTGGCTGCTGCGAGGTCAGTCTGTCCCGGACGCAATCCGCGAGAATATTGTACTGATGAAGCGGGCGATGGAATCGCGGGTGGAACTGGAACCGGTGGGATTTCGCACTCCTGGCGGGTTCGCAAACGGGTTAAAGGAACACCCTCAGGTCCGGTCGCTGCTGATGGAACTTGGCTATGACTGGATCAGCAGTCTTTATCCGCCGCATCCCAATACCCAGCCGATGGAAGAACCATCGACAGCGGTGCTGGACGGAATTGTCGCGGCCCAGCAGAATGCTCAGCCATTCATCTATCCCGACGGATTGATCGAGATTCCGATGAGTCCGATCAGTGATATCGGTGCCTTTCGGACGGGGCGATGGAAACTGGAGTGGTTCCTCAAGGCAATCCGGCTGTCGCTCGAATGGGCGATCGAGAATCGCGCCGTGTTTGATTTTCTGGCTCATCCGAGTTGCCTGTACGTCGTTGATCCCGAGTTTCGATCGATTGAACTGATCTGTGATCTGGTCCGGAAAGCAGGTAATCGAGCTGCCATTGTGGATCTGCGGACCTTCGCCGAGCGTGCAAGAAGATCGAAAGCGTGA